Within Carassius carassius chromosome 8, fCarCar2.1, whole genome shotgun sequence, the genomic segment gtgtctatttacattacacctataaatagttataatattaatccaatgacagtaatagccatattttgtaaaacaaatgcacaaaaaaataaaggaaactttcttaattagttgtaccaatttctatacttgaaagagataagcacatgatctcttattttgacgcaaactgcatcaagcttttattttggcggaaaacatggtttacaaacgcctcttattaaatttctagtgaattgcggtaatcgtcaactatgcagatgtggaaaaatctacactcatgacatggcctaagtgttttgaaagtagttatgcttaccgcaggctctacactttctcatctctctcctgatcctccgtcctcactatcatcatctgccacaggagctgatgaaggtcagaaaacatatattttgacacagtgtctgctttaagggcctggttctattttgtcacgctatttatctgcacattccttgcgtttcttctcaatctttttttacagatacacactgacactgctgccgctcgctcactcatttaaagttgtgattgggccagcccagtgtcaatcaagaaaagagccaatgggccgctgatctacgtgtttcatgggctggtctgtcagaaaaaaaaactaacactgactttgaccaatgcattacaccggcacaaacccagcgccgccaattaagcaaaacaaaacaaaacgaataggccgccgatgtacaaattttatgggccgttaaaaaaaaaaaaaaaaaaaaaaagtatgagtatgagatatatcggccaAAAAAGCACGTCGgtatgcccggtatgcccaatggccagtccagccatggcttAGAGCAAACTGCCCTCCTgggaacgcgattgggctagttttggactagttttgagaagcaaacgggcaggatttgttttgaaaacctggcaatcatGATCttaacgcacgtgctggagatgtacttctaatcacagaacgccttttactgacgagatgcgcatgaaaatcgcattcgattttttgcacggCGCTACCatttagttaacaaagctaaacagcgttgcactttgtgtaataaattacagaaactgttgcgacatggcgacaaacgcaCTCTTCAAACAcaactcttcctccttctccgtgcgagcgcaacaagaccacgctccccttttttgtgtattcctgtgggtggaggttagtcaaaaaactgttttagtgacctCATTACTGCAGGAAGCAGAGGGaagtagtccaaactggtcgttcgatgtaggcgaattctgttaaataaaatatctcgcttggcattgaactttgagctttagaattttacagatattatttatactctaacaacaacattacacaaactaaagtttgaaacatgggatcacgaagaacgggacctttaaattcagcagttgatgACGTGATGCACTGAAAGttctgatcacaccggtgtgatcgtaagTGTCAAAGGGTTAACAAGTTAATTGGTTTACTTCGATAGTGCTTCTAGTGCTCCTTCCACAATTTAGTTAACAAACCTAAAATAAGTGAGAGCAGCAGCTAAATATCCTTTCATATTTTAATGACAACCAACACCAGGATTTGTGACTCACCAGGAATTGTCTTCaaattggatagatagatagatggattctTTCTCCCTCCTACTGGCATAACGTCAGATAATTTTCTTGTATCGCTCAAAGCCAAAGCCATTCACAGTCAAAATTTCAAgaaaatataacatatttatattctatatataaatatgagaGCCTTCCCACTCCCTATTAAGTCCTATTGTAGAGAATTCTGGTTGCAGTTCCACCAGAGTTCCACCATGAGATCGCcatgagtgcaaaatgaatgggagtctatgggtctagacggctaaatttgtccctttcacccgattgccattgagaaatctcagatctgattgtaggttttgcaagttcaacatgggttataggtcgaaagttgaatgaacgagtacttatgtcctttcgCTACCACAGATCGTAATCATACGTGTTGTTGGGAGGGGGACTCTTCCCTTACTCGATTGCTACAAACAAATTGTTTTGTTAGTATTTTAACTATTTAAACTACTTCACTGAATCACCTTCTACAGACTGAATGGGTTTTTTAGGAGTTACCCAGCGCTGCCAATTGTTTGGGGGTGGAATTGCATCTGTGATCGTTGTGAAGAATTCTCCAGTTGCTCTTCTCGTCAACAATTGATGGAACGGGGgccaatcagatttcagcaggGGCCAGGGCCCCTGTGTCCCCGCCTCTAGAACCGCCCCTGCCTGAAAGAGTTAACGTTATTACTTGCTAATATCTCTCAGACCAATCAAAAAACATTTCCCCACCAACACAAACCCCAGAATCAACCatgataaaacaacaaacaaaaatagaacACACATTCTACAGTGGTGTCGTGCATTGGGTCTGTACATAGGCAACAGTACAGTAGATTATTTCATCACTGACCTGAATCCAAACTTTCTCAGAGTGTTCACAGTCAGCCAACTAAACCCACTGTCAGACCACAGTAAATCACCCTCTATCTAACAAGATCAAAACCTAACTCAGATGGATCAAAACAAACCCACCTCCACACCCTcaaacacacattcaaaacaaaataGTGAAGATACAAATCGAAACGTAATTTGTGAACCAAAAATACAAAACTTATTAAATAATTTCCTAGCTACACCATTCCTACACAACACTGAAGGGGTCAATCTatctaacctaaaaaaaaaaaaaaaaaaacagggagcATTTACATGAGAAATCGAGTGCAAAAACCTTAGAAAAGTAGTAAGAACTTTATCAAATCAGAAACAGAGATGCTAACAATGTAGACAAATGCCAACTCTACCACGAGAAACTTAAACAATATAAGAACATCCTAAGAATGAGAAAGAAACATATACTAAATCAGATAAAAGTAATAGAACAATCTCTACAATCAAACAATTTTTGGAAACATTGGATTACACTAAACCAATCTTACCACAAAGAGTTACCCATCCAGAATGGAGATGTGTGGATAAACCACTTCTCTAAACTTTTTCAACAATATAGACAAAATCCATGAACAAAACTCACTATACAATATACTACCTAGATTATCCTGTTACACTAGCTGAACTGTGTgataatacaggtgcatctcaaattagaatgttgtggaaaagttcctttatttcaataattcaactcaaattgtgaaactcatgtattaaataaattcagtggacacagactgaagaagtttaagtctttggttcttttaattgtgataattttggctcacatttaacaaaaacctatcAATTCACTCTCtctacaaattagaatatgatgacatgccaatcagctaatcaactcaaaacacctgcaaaggtttcctgagccttcaaaatggtctctcagtttggttcactaggctacacaatcatggggaagactgctgatctgacagttgtccagaagacaatcattgacaccattCACAAGGAGGgttagccacaaacattcattgccaaagaagctggctgttcacagagtgctgtatccaagcatgttaacagaaagttgagtggaaggaaaaagtgtggaagaaaaagctgCACAACCAAAAGAGAGAACCGCagtcttatgaggattgtcaagcaaaatctatTCAAGAATTTCATGGAACTTCACAAGGattggactgaggctggggtcaaggcatcaagagccaccacacacagacatgtcaaagaatttgctgaaccacagaaaacgtcagaggcgtcttatctgggctaaggagaagaagaacaggactgttacccagtggtccaaagtcctcttttcagatgagagcaagttttctatttcatttggaaaccaaggtcctagagtctggatgaagggtggagaagctcatagcccaagttgcttgatgtccagagtctgtgatgatttggggtgcaatgtcatctgctgatgttggtccattgtgttttttgaaaaccaaagtcactgcacccgtttaccaatacattttggataacttcatgcttccttctgctgagcaGCTTGTTGGAGATGCTGatctcattttccagcaggatttggcacctgtccacactgccaaaagcaccataagttggttaaatgaccatgctgttggtgtgcttgactggccagcaaacttatcagacctgaaccccaaagagaatctatggggtattgtcaagaggaaaatgagaaacaagagaccaaaaaaacatgcagatgacctgaaggtcactgtcaaagaaacctgggcttccataccacctcagcagtgccacaaactgatcacctccatgccacgctgaattaagccagtaattaaagcaaaaggagtccctaccaagtattgagtacatacagtaaatgaacatactttccagaaggccaacaattcactaaaaatgtttttttttattggtcttctgaagtattctaatttgttgagtgaattgctgtgtttttgtgaaatgtgagccaacatcatcacaattaaaagaaccaaagacttaaactacttcagtctgtgtgcattgaatttatttaatacacaagtttcacaatttgagttgaattactgaaataaattaacttttccacgatattcaaatttattgagatgcacctgtatacaaacatttaaatccCGAAAAAGCTGTGGTATTGATGGCATTCTGAATGAAACGATTAAATGCACAGACCAAAAATTCGCCCTCATAACCCCAATTCATAAAAGCGAAGACAAATTTGAACCTAATAACTATCGCGGAATATGTGTAAACAGCAACTTAGGTAAACTCTTCTGTAACATCCTAAACAGCAGACAACTTCGTTATCTTACTGACAGAAATATCCTGAGTAAATGTCAAACAGGCTTCCAACCGAAAAAACATGCCCATTAGACCATATACACTCTACATTGTATATGACAAAGAAACCaaacaaaattaaagaaaaatattttcatgctTTGTTGACTTCAGAAAAGCTTTTGACTCCATCTGGCATGAGGGGCTTTTACGTCAATTAATCCAATGCGGCATCGGAGGAACAACATACGACATCATATCCCTGTACACTAATAACAAATTTGCACTTAAAATTTgcaacaaacacacagatttcttCCCTCTGAGTCGTGGCGGGAGACAGGGCTGTACCTTAAGCCCTACACTATTCAATATCTACATCAATGAACTAGCAAGAGCCCTAGAACAGTGCCCAGCACCCGGTCTTACCCTACTAGACACTGAAGTTAAATGTCTTCTGTTTGCGGATGATCTAGTGATGCTGTCACCCTCAAAAGAGGGTCTACCGCAGCAGCTGGACCTCCTGCACACCTTCTGTCAGACATGGGCCCTGTCAGTTAACCTTAAAAAGACTAAAATTATGATATTCCAAAAAAAGGGCCAGTCACGAAAATCAACATCACagtttcaaattaaacaatatgcCCTTAGAACAcactaaaaattattaattatacacTTATTAGGGTAACATTCTTCCCCCAATTCAAAAACCAGCACAAAGACTTCAACCAGATACAACAAAAGGACAAACTGCTGTAAATTCTGGGAGAAACCTCAACAAGCTCTAACCTGGCTGCAAGGTACAAGAACAAGCAGTAGAACAGAACCGGAAGAAAACACTGTACAACATACAGAAACTGATGTGACAGGATCCAGTCCTTCTACTCTCTGTTTATTAGAATGTACTTTTGTTTTACTGTATACATATAAGTGaaagtgtgaagtgacattcagccaagtatggtgaaccatactcagaatttgtgctctgcatttaacccatccgaaatgcacacacacagagcagtgaacacacacacacacactgtgagcacacagtgtgtatatttgtgtaacatttttatttaaatgtttctatgCTTTGGCAATGTAAAGATACTTTTTACCATGCCAATAAAGATACTTGAATCTTGTAtctagatagacagacagacatggtCGGAGATGATGGacgtatagatagatagatagatagatagatagatagatagatagatagatagatagatagatagatagatatgtagCTATGTAAGTAGTTTTGGTAATGAATGACCATTCGTGAATCGTGATCCCCTCGTGTATGTGGTTCATGGACAGTTGGCTGATGACGACACCAACCATGACATCTAACGTTACCGTTGAAAGTAGCCTAACATTACTTGAAGAGTGCAGCGGGTTAGTAGGTCAAAACAGACGAGGGAATAGCTGTATGTTTTAACAGGTTTAAGCAAAAACACTTTTTTCGATCTTAATTGgagaatataaatgtaatttaagacCAAGAACGGAAAAAAATGCCTAATTCACTTTAATAGGAAGTTAGGAAAGCATACTTGCTTGTGATTGGCTCTTTAAATGAATGACAACAGAAATGGTCCAATCAGAGCTTGTTGCTAAGGCAATTCCGTCGCATGTGAGTGGGATTTTATGAATTATGCAAATTTGAGCAGTTGTTCCTCTCCTCGGATGAGAGGCTAGATCCAGGATAGCCGAGGAGTTCTGTTGTTCTTAATATAGGCTAACATAAGCTTTTTTTGTCGTTGCTACGGAATATATCAGACGAGAATGACTCGTTTTGTTTTGCGTGATTAGATGGCGGCGCTACATCTCTGAATTAGGATGTTATAGGCCAGGAAGTTAAGAAAAGCCGGTAGTGTTTAAGTGCAGCAAACAGTTTTGCCGGTCAGGGCTGCTCTTTGTCTGACACAGAGAGTAGTCAACGCGTGCTCTTTTGTTTGGGGGTTTGTCATTGTTTAACTGCAAACGGGCGATCTTTGTTATCGTTTAGGCCTCCCGAGgttgaaatatttgttttgaaacATGCACCACATGAAGAAATATTTCACCGAGGGACTCATTCAGTTTACGATTCTGCTGAGTTTGATAGGAGTTCGTGTGGATGTCGACACCTATTTGAGCGGCTACTTCTCGCCGTTGATAGAAACAGACGGAGGGCCGAGCTCGGCTTTCATACAGACCCCGTTTCACCACTACCGGGACACAGCGGCGGGCCATCAGGTGCATCCGAAATGTCCCGAGCTGGACTATTTTTTCACCAGCCGCAGGCTCTTGAATGAAGTGCGCGCGCTCGGGTCCCCGGCCCGCTTCCCCACGCGTGTCAGCGCATGGCTGGTGCACCTGGTGCCTGATGATGGCTCTGATGCAGGTGAGGCACACGACCTGTCGGGGGACCCTGGTGATGAAGAGGTAAATGCCGAAAATCACCGGGAAGTGGATAATGAGCACAGGGCTGGAGAGGGCTTCGGTGTGTCAGTTTCTCAGGACCTCACTGTTTCCAGGCCTCGCTGTGCACCAGCAGGACTTTCCAAAGAGGTAACAATACAGTGCTGTATTACACACTTCCCGTACTTTTACAGTTTTCTTATGTTGCGTTCTCTTAATGGGGCACGCCCGTAGCCCCATATGAcgtgttttaagtgttttttttttgccgagTTAGCAAGTTAGCTTAATGGCAAGTAGTATTTTGCACTCGTGGGCAACTGAAGCCGAAAGCGAAACAATAACTGTTACTGACCCTTCCATAAACAAATTAGTTTAATGTTACATATTTAAGAAATGTTGTTTAATATGGTCAAATTAGATCTAAAAGTTGAATTGATCGTTATTGATTTTTGGGGATGTGATTTTATGTTCATTTACATAGCTTTTTATTAAGCTTTACTGCgattacattttgttttgtggGGAATAAAGTTAAGGAGGTAACTTATCTGTTCACTTGTTAGTTTGAAGGTCAGTAACCACATGTACAGGTGGGAGTCAGGTATGTTGGGCAAACTTTAAATTGAAATGATAGTTTAAACCATTCATCAACATACACGTGTGTAACCAAATAAATATCTACTGAcctctccttgattttttttttcttcgtttgTTTTGTAAAAGTCTGTCTGAGGGAGGAGTGATCAATTATCCTTCGATCCAGCCCAAACCTGCTCTTTTCTGAAATGTTCGTTTATTGGATCATGTCTTGACAGAGCTCAACCTAGTTTTTGAAATCAATTAAGTCATTTATTATCCCTCGAGTTAAGCATGTTATGCAAATATATCTGGCTTTTCTTTAACTACCACAGGTACAAGCAAAAAATAAAGTTCTTTAAATGAGATTCAACTATTGAATGAGTAGCAGAGGATACATTAGTCTTAAACAGGTGCACCCTATTTTGTGAAGTATTTTTTTAACTCTCAGGGAATTGCTCTTGAATGCACTTTTCTAATCACACATATTGTTCAAcagatttactttattaacaaggTTAAAGCCTCCTAAGGCAATCGATTTTAATCCTTAATTTGGACATCCCAATTTCTTTCCAGGAAACTTCACTAGACCAAGTGAATGAGGAAGAGGAGGTGAAAGACGAGAGAGGGCAGGAGGACACCTGCCCTGCTACGCTGAACCAGCTGACTCAGAGTTCTGCGTTAGAGCAGGAGGTAAACAAACTAACTTCATTACTTGCCTAACAAGAATGGTGTGTTTATCAGGTTTAATGTTAAGTCAATCAAACTTGTGTGACATTACATAACagtcatttaattaatattttactcAACCAGCTCTGTATATGAATGAGAACAGTTACATTTCATTGTTAGTTCTGGTTATTCAACTCCATATGAACTGTAGTGTTGGTGTGAGATGCTAAAGGGATCGTTTGcccaaaaataaatgttatcatttactcaacatCATGGCATTCCTTTTCAATACACAAATGAAGATAAggaaacctgagagatttctgtcccttcATTGATTATCTACAAAACTCAAAAAGTATTGTTGAATAAGAGAAATGATCACTTTATATAGCAAACGACTTTCACTTAGGtttttattgatatataaatattgaTTAACGCACATTCTTTGAGCTTATCAAATTTTGTAGACATGGAAACTCAACCTTATTTTCTTGGTGTAATGTGAGGGTAACTAACAACTTTAATTATTggatgaaccatccctttaaatacttggactatttattaatatatttttgctgcTTCTCCTTACAGGATTTGCTGGGAAGTAGGACCCTTCCTCCACCTCTTTCTGGGCTTGAGCTTCCTCCACAGTGGCATGACTTCCTCTCTGAATTTGATGTAAGTAGtaactagggctggacgattatggcctaaaatcaaaacctcgattaattgaacatttcacctcgattacgattaatgaacgattattttgtttctgtttttttttttttacatttatacaaagcattctgttgcagctgaataacatgagcaaaaatcagcagcctacaaaacaccgcaagaggaattttgcctgtgattaaaaaaaataccatagcaaaaacaactagattaatataaatttcaaatattaaagtgttaaagacaagtaaacagtcagtgataagataggaacaaacaaatcaattagcaatatcataaataaatacaactaaacaaaatttcaggtacagaaactgtaattaaaagtttaaaaacactacatagttttctttttataaataaaataaagattaatcaagtaaagttattaaatatattcagtcaagatcagtgaatgattttcttttgttctttgattaacattaatgacaggcagcgcgtttattaggctgtctctttaagcaaaaatactgcacgtgtgttttctttctcatctgtttatgttcacgtaagacaaaaacggctgcgtttatgatgatatacttaTGTAGTtctctgtatcgtagtttcgactcggaacaaccttttctacagttaaaatacacagaacagtccgagaacggacacaaaccgggaacccgcagcgcgaccgctgaccgctgctctctgtgcacgcgcttgtgcttcatgtgcgctacacacaaacatgctataataagttttgagattctaagctactttagtgataaatcacaggaaagtgctgacaactagtttctgtgttcctctgtgcacgcgatcttcacagctactgtttatgagtgttcgtgccacaatgcagctgcgcgaacatggtcaatataataatacacatccgatcatcaaattgcttgaatgtccaaacaataaaacaaatacaactgacaaggTTTAGTgaaggctcaccgctcacacgccatcactatgtgttgaacccatagacagtaaaagaaatggacacagcgaccccattggaactcaattgagacacgtgaagcccattttttgcgatttttagcacttccgtttctgacgcgtagactcaaactaagcttgatgacgtcagcaacctgtctgacagatgtaaatcttctagtagctgtgcgtgcaaactcccatcgttaatcttgcagagacggcgagcttgagcggggagttctttggcgtgagtgagcaggagtaagtattcggtttaattattttgtatagtattttaaaatataacgccagggcttgtatctatgggcttctctcttgacgtctccctgattgcctgcgagcttctcctcctgtctgtacggtaatttctctactgtgcgacagagagtcgagtggttatgacgcaatcgttagcctatttttacaaaaactgtttctacggggccataatgtaacatagaaggtaatggagccctttatacattgtcgtgtatctttagaaataaatcatggacaaatggagtctttaaacgcctcagatgtaaagttattcgctgtcaaagtgacgccaaaatgaatgggagtcaatgggatgctaacgcaagtgaagttctgctacaagatggcggcacgcggccgacttcaacttccggtcaacttccttcccgcctggttgaaccggcgttcacctccatgttttgcttttatgccactaactggacggggcagagtcatgtggctacagaCGCGCTAGTAttcttttaagggggaagtgttaacaggattaaaaaacggaaataaccgacatgggaaaattacgtcggttagaggttatgaatttcggttttgattacttttcgattaatcgtccagccctagtagTAACTGTGAAAGACTTATCCTCTTTTAGAATTAAAGGAATCAATACAATTGttataaattttttacattttacatggttTTAATCCAAAATGACTTGTATTCAGGGTACACATTTTATGTCATATTTTAGTTCTTGCTTTCCCTATGATTCAAACCCttgaccttggcattgctagtGTTATGCATAATCACATTCCACAAAAGATGTCAGTAGCGTCTAAAGAATACTTGGATAATTTACACAAGAATGCATAACTGTAACAAGACAAAACtaaatatgtttgtgtttttatttatgtatacttTAAGTTACACTCTTTTAGGTTCTTGTTTGTCTGTGCACATCTGACAATTTTTTTGTATGATTCCATCTACAGGATTTGGACTCCATAGTCCCCCAACGCATGTCAGACTTAGAAGCTGAGCTTCCTAATCCCATCAGCTATGACGTAAGCCTTCAAGATGCAATGGTAACAGGAGGAGAGTCAGTTAATAGCAGGCCTACATCTTTCCGAACACCCCTCTTTCGTCTGGAGTCCACAAACTCTTCTCACTCAGACCCATCTCAGAGCTCAGCAGGGGCACTTCCTTCAATGCTCTTCTCTTTGTCTGGGAACAGCTCTCGTAATGAAACC encodes:
- the LOC132145249 gene encoding endoplasmic reticulum membrane sensor NFE2L1-like; this translates as MHHMKKYFTEGLIQFTILLSLIGVRVDVDTYLSGYFSPLIETDGGPSSAFIQTPFHHYRDTAAGHQVHPKCPELDYFFTSRRLLNEVRALGSPARFPTRVSAWLVHLVPDDGSDAGEAHDLSGDPGDEEVNAENHREVDNEHRAGEGFGVSVSQDLTVSRPRCAPAGLSKEETSLDQVNEEEEVKDERGQEDTCPATLNQLTQSSALEQEDLLGSRTLPPPLSGLELPPQWHDFLSEFDDLDSIVPQRMSDLEAELPNPISYDVSLQDAMVTGGESVNSRPTSFRTPLFRLESTNSSHSDPSQSSAGALPSMLFSLSGNSSRNETSPSQMGGYLDEAVFDHINMLDLDNLGTIDPQMLGGMQGDMDTPWPEDSDSGLSLESSSRSPTSLSTSSDSFCEDEGGATGYSSEVESLSPKGGACAAAYRDWSPVNLMENIWNDHSYSAHQVQNSTPSSWFTAIKQEVMSEDEAEPEEMSRDEHRVQALGLPFSAFQIVNMPVENFLELLDSQNLSGSEVSLLRDVRRRGKNKLAAQNCRKRKLDAILTLQDEVEGLSVQRDALLRQRSHTAKALSAAAERFEMLSQTVLSQLRDEYGHPLNPEHYRLHCSANGRVMVQPRTNTTSRTMTSSKMVKRKKDKKP